ACCACATAGCCAGCCATATAGGTGTAATAACACATCCTTGATGGATCACTGGGAAAAGTACAAGTCAAGGGCCATATACTTCTAAATATATTTGATGGAGCCTCTTTCCTTTAGCTGAACAAACTTTGTTAGgtcattggctgtcctggaactcaagtgctgggattcaaattACCTACCACACAAGCTCTTATATGGATTTACTTTTACTGCCGTTTTAGCACTGATCCATATGCTCCTCCTTACCAATCACTATCCAGCACACCCATCTTAGGTGCAAATGCAGCATCTTCAATCAACCAACCTTCCAGATCAGAAACATAATGACGCTTCTATGCCCCCCCAAAACTTAATTTCCACATTTGTAGCTGGGATTCTTGAAAGCAGAAGGAACACACTTTGAATTCCCACTGGTCAGAATCTGTCTGAACAGCAGAGTTGGTCTTGCCGAGCTCTTAAGCATCATTCCAAAAGGAAGTTTTAGGAAGTATAAGTCTGGCACCAGAGTTTAGGACTTTTAATTTGTCCTAAAGTCACTGAAGCAAAAAACATGATAAACATTCTTTTACAAcccccaacaaaaaaaaattaattgtaggaaaaaaaatcttttgaaatgTCCTTTAAAAGGCTCTGTCATTTAACAGGTAACAGTGTAAAACCCCAGAgtcctttctttaaaatgaatCGGGAAAAAGATTGGGATGGAAGGAACTATTCAAACTTCGTCTTCTTTCCTTGTGGCTTGaagtctccccctcctcctcctcctctgccacctCGGAAGCCTCCTCGACCTATAGGAAGGCAAAACATCATGAATGGGTGGTAAAATACTGGGAATTGACCTCCCCACCAGAATGGTTAGGACACAAAGTTAGGAATCAGAGGTTCCAGCTTACCTCCAAAGCCTCCCCGGCCTCTGCCACCAAAtccgcctcttcctcctctgccaccGCCTCGGCCTCCAAaacctcctctacctccacctcggCCACCAAAGCCACCTTCACCCTTAGGTTTGGCCCAGTCCAAGGTAACTTTGTTCCCGTCAATTTCTCCATCTTCCATGGCCTCCTTGGCAGCTTTGGCATCTTCCTCACTATTGAAGTCTACAAAACCAAACCTAAAGCACAGAATAAAAACCACCCATTTTAAagcaagcacatacatacacaagaacCAAGTCATTCACATAGTGATTACAAAGAAAGCACTCTTAGTATAGATCAAGAAAGACCCAAATGTGGTAAAAATCCTGGTTGGTCTGAGTTTAGATCTCAGAATGTCTCACACAACAGCCAATATACCTCTGCTTATAAAAACAGAAGCTAAGTGCTAGTTCTGTGAACTCCCTCTTCTTCTCGTGCGAATCCATAATCTGCCACCAGCTGACAGAAAGGAGCTCAATGAGAAGATACTGCAGAGCCAAGCTGTCCATGCAGAACACACCAAAGAAAAGCAGCATTATGTCCTACCCTTTAGAGGAACCAGTTTCCCGATCAGTGACTATTCTTGCACGAACAGAGCCCTCAAAGGATTCTTTTAATGTCTCTTCAGTGGTATCCTCAGATAGACCTTTGACAAACAGAGTTTTGGATGGCTCtggaagagaaaaatgttttgtAGGGTTTCACTacgtagccttgactggcctagaactcagatccATAAATTCATGTAATGCCACATTCAGCTGAAGTAGATTCTCAGCGACACTGATTTTGTAAAATGTAAGGAATACttgtttttaccagaaaaagcAATTAATTGCAGGTAAGTAAAGGTAAAGAGACTATACTAGATGAGACATATCAAGTTATAAGAGAATCCAGATGCCAATCAAATCCCAAAGTTGCTGCTTTGAGCTGACACAGCTGGATCAGAACTTGACTATCTAGAGGAATTTTCTTGAGATTTCATCAATTATTTCTCAGGTAATCAGTCATCATATCCAGTTGTCATTTACTCAGCAGCAACTTAAAGAAGCCAGTCCCATGTTAACATGGACACATACAAGCTCAAAATAAGCCAACCCCAGGCACACCATGCCAAGAGGACTTACGACTTCTTGCATTAGGTGATCCCCTGGGTCCTTGTAACTCCAGCCTGATTGTTCTGCCCTCAATTTCCATTTTATTACAGGAGTTTAAAGCTTCTTTAGCATCTTCAAATGAAGCAAATTCTATAAATGCATACCTGAGGATTGAAAGTCACTACTCAGAATAAAGCTTACAAACACACAGCATTTACTGTCATCTGCATACAGAACAAGTTCAGTTCTTCAGCTTACTGGATAGAGTTGCATAGGTTTATCCTTACTAGAGCTGTAAGAACATGTTCAGCTCACATCTAGCAACATAAAAGTAATTGTTTTACCCTTTAGatttgccatgtgggttctggggcacTTTGATAAAAGTTGCTTTCTCAAATACTTCCTGAAGAGTTTCTTCTGTTGCACTGTAGGAAAGGTTACTTAAAACCAAAGTTTTTGATTCACCTGTAAGTACAAAGAAGTCACATTATTAGCAATGCTTGTTCAAGTAAGCCTATATAAATTAAAGCACTCAGACAAGTGGGCCATGATGGGCTGCATAACAAGCCTGTTTTCCAACCTACCTCACAAAAGATCCCATGTTAAAGAAACAATGACACTTCAGCTATAGGCTGAATCCTAAGAAACACCACTCTTGATTCAAATGACGCAAAGCTCAGTAGACTGAGCATCCATCATACACAGTAATGCTTTCTTTGCTCCTTTCATTTTGTCTTACTGCTCTATGTTGTCCTAGagtattatttctaaaatatagttTAAGCCATTTAAAGTATAAAACATACCCAACAAAGAAAGCTGTAATTGCATATGTTCCAATGGAAAGGATTTCGAATAGCTTTCATTTATGAATACTAGGTTAGCATTATGAACAAAGACACAAATGACTTCTAAACCCCAATGTAGAATGAACCCCTTTAACTTACCACTCCAAGTGCTATTCTTTCCAGCTCTTTCTTGCCTTTGTCCCTTCTCCCCAGTGTAGTAGAGTGAAACAGATCGCCCATCAATCTCTGCCCCCTGCTTTTCTTCAAAGTttttctctgcatcagcttcaGATTTAAATTCAATATAAGCAATCCTGCAATAGATGGAGTACAAGCAGATCCAAACAGTTATTCACTTAATAAGAAACGCATTAGGCAAATGTCATTCAACAGTGTTACCATGTAACCTTACATATATTAACCACTTACAATCGTGTGCACTCAATGACTAAACCAGCTGGTATATGATTACTGACACAACTTTTACTGTTCTTTTTCACATATTAGCTCATCTTTAAAAATCATCCTTTAAAGTCATGTGGACTATTCCAAAAAAACCACAGTAATGTTAAACTGCCTacatttttctcataaaatagGCAAGGTTAGTCCTGGTGGTACCAGGAGCCTGAGGCAAAAGATAATGCTGATTTGGATATTTGGATGCAGGCCAGCCTATAAAGTGATCACAGCTTCAAAACCAATCAGCTGGGCTTGATGCCactcctttaatcacagcacctaGAAGGTGGGGGCTAGAGGACCAGTTCAGTCTCTGGCTACAAAGTCTGAGGCCGTATGAACAGACCCTGTAGGAGAGGGGAAGGCAACACTCAACTACCAACCTAAAATACCTTTTCGTTAATAAAGCTCAATATTCAGACACAAAACATACCCTTTACTCTTCCCATCCTGGCTAACCAATCTGATCTCCAGggcatcttcaaacacttctttTAATTCATCCTCAGTGATGTTGAAAGAAAGGTTCTTTGCTAAAAGTGTTCTTGCAGCTCGAACTAGATTAAAAGAAATTCAAGTATATCATTTAGCAAGTTACAAGAGAATAAAGCAAATAGCTCCTATAAAGGACAAGGTTCTATGCGAAGAATGAAGGGATAAGGgatggagagttggctcaatggctaagagcactttGCACGCAGGACCCACgttcaattcttagcactcaCACCAGGCAAACATGTCCtctacatatatacaaacatgcaggggaaagaaaaaaagaaaaccaaccctACCCAATCCATTTAACATGTGCCATTACAGAAAAAATCAAAGGCACAAGGGTAATTAGGAGCCCGATACAGTTTAATAAAAGAACCTGGTTTACCCAATCTCATTGCTAATGAAAATCGAATCCCATGACTGAAAGACATGAAAATACAAATCTAAAAATTTTCGAGCAATGACATTAACAAAGATAGAGGATGACATCTGACCTATTAGCCTGTCAAAATACAAGCCCACTAAAAACACTGTATAAAGTCCCCCACAGTTATATGTTTTAAGGTGTATATgaattgtttattttgatttaggTCCCATCTCTAAGATATCAAGAATATGGATTATTCCACAATTAGTGATATGGGCCTATACCCACTAAGTTCATGACCTATAAGAACTACAAATTGAGTTTATAGCTACCCTGTCAGATGTTTGAAAGAGGACTGacgatagagtgcttgcctagcatgcagagggcctaggttcaattttcagcacaaCTAAATAGAAAACACACTTCAAAATTCCAATTCTGTGAAGTATGCCCTTTGGGTACAAAGAATTCACTTTAAGAGATATTTCAACTATAGTTCTTTTTACTGTGTATGCCTGATGCaaatgtggtcagaggacagttctGGAGTTTTTCCTACTTTGTGTGGCTTCTAGGGATCAAATCAAGTCATCAAGCTTTGCAGTAGGTACTTTTACTCACTAAGCTATCCACTCTGCCAGCCAATACAATTTCCTGAATAAGACAATCCCTGTTTGCTGAGTATAACACACTCCTATTAACAGCAGTCTGATTATCTAGTGAGCTTTCAGGACTGTCAAAGACTAAGACCCTCTCGTTCAGAAAACCTAAAAGATTACATTCCCTTTTCGAATTCATAAAGTAGAAAGCAGCTGCACACCCCAAGAATTGAACTTGTCACGACTTCTCATATGCACCTTACCCATGTCAATCCCATCGGTTTACTAGGGAGAAGGGTCAAAGTATACCTCCTAAATCACCAGACCCTTTTACGTACCTTTCTTACTatctcttccttttggtttttcaagtttAATTTCATTGCCAAACACTTTTAAACCAGTGAGTTCCAAGGCCTTTTCTAGGTCTTCAGCAGACCTAAAGTCCACATAACCAAATTTCCTTAAAGATAAAAAGGACAAGATTACAAGCATTAGAGGAATTTAGACCATTTTCATCTCCCAAAGAACCAAGTCTATGTACCAAGACATGACAGCAAATCTACCCAGATTTCTTCATTTACCACACTGTAATTGACAGTACTAGCTGGAAGAGGATTTGCTAAGTACTTCTAGCTAAAAACATTCACCATGACTATTCAGATCCAATAGTCTGAGACATTGCCCAAAGTGCCAAATTTTTAAACTTCCTGTTATTTGACATAACACCAAGTCAAATATTGAAATTTCCAGTTTGCAGGTTCCATGATTTGATGACTTATTAGATGTCTAATCTTTactaaagtaaatatatatacatatatagatatatatagatagatagatatccatccatccatccatccccatGGGATGGGAGAAGATAAAAAGTGccagctagccgggcggtggtggcgcacacctttaatcccagcactcgggaggcagagccaagcggatctctgtgagttcgaggccagcctgggctaccaagtgagttccaggaaaggcgcaaagctacacagagaaaccctgtctcaaaaaaaccaaaaaaaaaaaaaagtgctagcTAATCCACATGTAATATTCAATGAAAAACTTACCTATTTGTACCAGTTCTGACATCCACAACAGCAAGATCATTTTTAGCAAAAAGTTCACTAATGGCAACTTTTAATTCAGCAACAGACTTGTTTGGATTAAGGTTTCCAATGAAGAGATTGAAAGGTGTAGTTGATTCTGAGCCTGCACAGAAAATAAACTTTTAGTTCACTTATAAGCTCACTACACATAATTTTCAGCATAAAACTTTCATGAAGCACATCAGCATATTGAATCTCAACACTAGGTTTCAGTATTAAGTCCCTTTGTCATTCATCACTTGTGCTATTGCTACTTTTATCTCCTCTCACGTCCGGAAATTTTAAAGGGTTACCTTCCACTTTCTGTTTCTTGGCTTCAGGAACTTCTTTCTGTTTGGTCATTTCCTTCTTCCGTTTTCCAGGTGCTGCTTTAACAGGCTCTGGATAAGATTTTTAGTGTCATTCATGAGTAGGCAGACATTTAAAGcacttccattaaaaaaaaattactgaggtCAGTGTACTTTTGAATTTAATTTGAttaccttc
The nucleotide sequence above comes from Peromyscus eremicus chromosome 13, PerEre_H2_v1, whole genome shotgun sequence. Encoded proteins:
- the Ncl gene encoding nucleolin isoform X1 is translated as MVKLAKAGKTHGDSKKMAPPPKEVEEDSEDEEMSEDEEDDSSGEEVVIPQKKGKKATTTPAKKVVVSQTKKVAVPTPAKKAVATPGKKAAATPAKKAVTPAKAIATPGKKGATQAKAVVATPGKKGAITPAKGAKNGKNAKKEDSDEDEDEDDDEDDSDEDEDDEEEDEFEPPVVVKGVKPSKVAAAAPASEDEDEDEDEEDDDEEEDEDDSEEEAMEITPAKGKKAPAKVVPVKAKNVAEEEEDDDEEDEDDDDDDDDEEEEEEDEEEEEEEEPVKAAPGKRKKEMTKQKEVPEAKKQKVEGSESTTPFNLFIGNLNPNKSVAELKVAISELFAKNDLAVVDVRTGTNRKFGYVDFRSAEDLEKALELTGLKVFGNEIKLEKPKGRDSKKVRAARTLLAKNLSFNITEDELKEVFEDALEIRLVSQDGKSKGIAYIEFKSEADAEKNFEEKQGAEIDGRSVSLYYTGEKGQRQERAGKNSTWSGESKTLVLSNLSYSATEETLQEVFEKATFIKVPQNPHGKSKGYAFIEFASFEDAKEALNSCNKMEIEGRTIRLELQGPRGSPNARSQPSKTLFVKGLSEDTTEETLKESFEGSVRARIVTDRETGSSKGFGFVDFNSEEDAKAAKEAMEDGEIDGNKVTLDWAKPKGEGGFGGRGGGRGGFGGRGGGRGGRGGFGGRGRGGFGGRGGFRGGRGGGGGGDFKPQGKKTKFE
- the Ncl gene encoding nucleolin isoform X2, which produces MAPPPKEVEEDSEDEEMSEDEEDDSSGEEVVIPQKKGKKATTTPAKKVVVSQTKKVAVPTPAKKAVATPGKKAAATPAKKAVTPAKAIATPGKKGATQAKAVVATPGKKGAITPAKGAKNGKNAKKEDSDEDEDEDDDEDDSDEDEDDEEEDEFEPPVVVKGVKPSKVAAAAPASEDEDEDEDEEDDDEEEDEDDSEEEAMEITPAKGKKAPAKVVPVKAKNVAEEEEDDDEEDEDDDDDDDDEEEEEEDEEEEEEEEPVKAAPGKRKKEMTKQKEVPEAKKQKVEGSESTTPFNLFIGNLNPNKSVAELKVAISELFAKNDLAVVDVRTGTNRKFGYVDFRSAEDLEKALELTGLKVFGNEIKLEKPKGRDSKKVRAARTLLAKNLSFNITEDELKEVFEDALEIRLVSQDGKSKGIAYIEFKSEADAEKNFEEKQGAEIDGRSVSLYYTGEKGQRQERAGKNSTWSGESKTLVLSNLSYSATEETLQEVFEKATFIKVPQNPHGKSKGYAFIEFASFEDAKEALNSCNKMEIEGRTIRLELQGPRGSPNARSQPSKTLFVKGLSEDTTEETLKESFEGSVRARIVTDRETGSSKGFGFVDFNSEEDAKAAKEAMEDGEIDGNKVTLDWAKPKGEGGFGGRGGGRGGFGGRGGGRGGRGGFGGRGRGGFGGRGGFRGGRGGGGGGDFKPQGKKTKFE